In Lotus japonicus ecotype B-129 chromosome 5, LjGifu_v1.2, one genomic interval encodes:
- the LOC130719683 gene encoding uncharacterized protein LOC130719683, with product MTAASAGANSGKERPPQIQFSEEGGRSKPTPKSFRDMVMAGTMPVPERLKVDLLANKLVRIECDDGNRLLPRVFAADSVLSALSSPWKDSFIVKLLGKHLGYNLMKQKLHALWKPQGAFDILDVDHGFYMVRFVSPEDREKVLQGRPWVIFNHYVAVSTWTPDFVATASAIHKTMVWIHFPGLNLAFYDESFLRAMATAVGKPVKVDTSTQTFSRGRYARVCVEIDLSLPVVGKVWFRDNWFRVEYEGLHIICDQCGCYGHVRWDCGPRDDGATTSHAKKQGPVKVVAAPATKRTTAMVENGASDLPGKNQGAVMEISVDHAIGMEVSASQASDLEVAETKANLIIMENNEPALHGDWMVVKSKKSKKGNNARPSAKEGEKGKQKSQAIKKENIKNKSNKTGLHGQKVDPVRPPAPPNLALAAVNTPSKRRRGEDGTPVKPATTKQSQRKHVSAAKKFTQNDQHHALSKGLGVACAVRQLNFALGPQNSGVTASDPPDHGDPN from the coding sequence ATGACGGCGGCCTCCGCCGGTGCCAACTCCGGAAAGGAAAGGCCACCTCAGATTCAGTTCTCAGAGGAAGGGGGACGTAGCAAGCCAACACCAAAGTCGTTTCGAGACATGGTTATGGCAGGCACCATGCCGGTACCTGAAAGATTGAAGGTTGATCTCTTGGCAAATAAGCTTGTCAGGATTGAATGTGATGATGGAAATCGTTTGCTGCCTCGCGTGTTCGCGGCGGACTCGGTTTTGTCGGCGTTGAGCTCACCGTGGAAGGACTCGTTTATAGTAAAGCTTCTAGGTAAGCATCTGGGCTACAACCTTATGAAACAGAAGCTACATGCTCTATGGAAACCACAGGGCGCTTTTGACATCCTCGATGTTGACCATGGTTTCTATATGGTGAGATTTGTGAGTCCGGAGGACAGAGAGAAGGTGCTGCAGGGTAGGCCTTGGGTGATCTTCAACCACTATGTGGCGGTATCAACTTGGACCCCAGATTTTGTTGCAACTGCGTCagcgatccataaaacaatggTGTGGATTCACTTCCCTGGACTTAATCTAGCTTTTTATGACGAGAGCTTCCTGCGTGCAATGGCCACAGCAGTTGGAAAACCTGTGAAGGTGGACACGAGCACGCAGACATTTAGTCGAGGTCGGTATGCGAGGGTATGCGTGGAGATTGATCTTAGCTTACCGGTGGTGGGGAAGGTATGGTTCCGGGACAATTGGTTTCGGGTCGAGTATGAAGGGCTCCATATTATTTGTGATCAATGTGGGTGCTATGGTCATGTACGATGGGATTGCGGTCCACGAGATGATGGTGCAACGACTTCCCATGCTAAAAAGCAAGGGCCTGTGAAAGTGGTCGCAGCGCCGGCGACGAAGCGCACTACTGCGATGGTAGAGAATGGAGCCAGTGACCTTCCTGGCAAGAATCAAGGAGCAGTTATGGAAATTTCCGTAGATCACGCAATTGGTATGGAAGTTTCTGCATCACAAGCATCTGATTTGGAAGTTGCTGAAACTAAGGCCAATCTCATCATTATGGAGAATAATGAGCCTGCGTTACATGGAGATTGGATGGTGGTTAAAAGCAAGAAGAGCAAAAAAGGTAATAATGCACGTCCCTCGGCTAAAGAGGGGGAAAAGGGTAAACAGAAAAGTCAAGCCATTAAGAAGGAGAATATTAAgaataaaagcaataaaactgGTCTTCATGGCCAAAAGGTGGACCCAGTGAGGCCTCCAGCACCGCCTAATTTGGCCCTCGCGGCAGTTAACACACCGTCCAAGCGCCGGAGAGGAGAAGATGGGACACCAGTCAAGCCGGCAACGACTAAGCAGTCGCAGCGCAAGCATGTATCGGCAGCGAAAAAGTTTACTCAGAATGATCAACACCATGCATTATCCAAAGGTCTGGGTGTTGCTTGTGCGGTACGACAACTTAATTTTGCCTTGGGACCTCAGAATAGTGGGGTAACAGCCTCTGATCCTCCTGATCATGGGGACCCCAATTAG
- the LOC130717302 gene encoding probable methyltransferase PMT3 has product MMRGRSDGSQKKRLVASICAVTIFIGFLYVYGGSIFGSHNSGSAALEYGSKSLRRLGSSYLGADDDTDGKQDESSSSFRLGDGDDIVPKSFPVCDDRHSELIPCLDRHLIYQMRMKLDLSVMEHYERHCPPAERRYNCLIPPPPAYKVPIKWPQSRDEVWKANIPHTHLAKEKSDQNWMIVKGEKIAFPGGGTHFHYGADKYIASIANMLNFSNNNLNNEGRLRTVLDVGCGVASFGAYLLSSDIIAMSLAPNDVHQNQIQFALERGIPAYLGVLGTKRLPYPSRSFELAHCSRCRIDWLQRDGILLLELDRVLRPGGYFAYSSPEAYAQDEEDLRIWREMSDLVGRMCWRIAAKKNQTVIWQKPLTNDCYMEREPGTRPPLCQSDEDPDAVWGVNMEACITPYSDHVNRAKGSGLAPWPARLTSPPPRLADFGYSNEMFEKDTELWQRRVEKYWNLLSPKISSNTLRNIMDMKASMGSFAAALRDKDVWVMNVVPQDGLNTLKLVYDRGLIGSTHDWCEAFSTYPRTYDLLHAPNVFSDLEKKGCSPEDLLIEMDRILRPTGFIIIRDKQPVIDFVKKYLTALHWEAVATSDSSSDSDQDGDEVVFIIQKKLWLTSKSFTDSE; this is encoded by the exons ATGATGAGGGGAAGATCTGATGGATCTCAAAAGAAGCGCTTAGTTGCTTCCATTTGTGCTGTGACAATTTTCATTGGTTTTCTGTATGTGTATGGTGGATCCATCTTTGGTTCACATAATAGTGGTTCAGCTGCTCTTGAATATGGCAGTAAATCATTGAGAAGACTTGGTTCATCATACTTAGGTGCAGATGATGACACTGATGGAAAGCAAGATGAATCTTCATCAAGTTTCAGGCTGGGAGATGGGGACGATATTGTTCCAAAGAGTTTCCCT GTTTGTGATGATCGTCATTCTGAGTTGATTCCCTGCTTGGATAGACACCTTATCTATCAAATGCGGATGAAGCTGGACCTGTCTGTGATGGAACACTATGAGAGACATTGTCCTCCTGCAGAAAGGCGATACAATTGCTTGATTCCTCCTCCACCAGCATACAAG GTCCCTATTAAGTGGCCACAGAGCAGAGATGAGGTATGGAAAGCAAATATCCCACATACCCACCTTGCAAAGGAGAAGTCTGACCAGAATTGGATGATTGTAAAGGGTGAAAAGATAGCATTTCCTGGTGGCGGGACTCATTTTCACTATGGAGCTGATAAGTACATTGCGTCAATTGCAAAT ATGCTTAATTTTTCGAACAATAATCTAAACAATGAAGGAAGATTGCGGACTGTGCTTGATGTTGGTTGTGGTGTTGCAAGTTTTGGAGCATATCTTCTTTCATCTGATATCATTGCAATGTCCTTGGCACCGAATGATGTGcatcaaaatcaaattcaaTTTGCTTTAGAAAGAGGAATCCCTGCATATCTTGGTGTCTTGGGAACTAAGAGACTCCCTTATCCAAGCAGATCTTTTGAACTTGCTCATTGTTCTCGTTGTCGAATTGATTGGCTTCAAAGAGATGGAATACTACTTCTTGAACTAGACCGGGTGCTCAGGCCCGGAGGTTATTTTGCATATTCATCTCCCGAGGCATATGCTCAGGATGAAGAGGATCTAAGGATATGGAGAGAAATGAGTGATCTTGTGGGGCGAATGTGTTGGAGAATAGCTGCAAAAAAGAATCAAACTGTCATCTGGCAAAAACCTCTGACAAATGACTGCTATATGGAAAGAGAACCTGGTACCCGCCCTCCTCTTTGCCAGTCTGATGAAGATCCAGATGCAGTTTGGGGTGTAAATATGGAGGCTTGCATAACACCTTACAGTGATC ATGTCAACAGAGCTAAGGGTAGTGGATTAGCTCCATGGCCTGCAAGATTGACCAGTCCTCCTCCTAGATTAGCTGACTTTGGCTATTCAAATGAAATGTTTGAAAAGGACACG GAACTTTGGCAAAGAAGAGTTGAGAAATACTGGAATCTCTTGAGTCCAAAAATCTCATCAAACACATTGAGGAATATTATGGATATGAAAGCAAGCATGGGTTCTTTTGCAGCTGCACTCAGAGACAAGGATGTCTGGGTGATGAACGTTGTGCCTCAAGATGGACTGAACACTCTTAAGCTTGTATATGATAGAGGCCTCATAGGCAGTACTCATGACTG GTGTGAAGCATTTTCGACATACCCCCGGACTTATGATTTACTCCATGCGCCGAATGTCTTCTCTGACCTGGAAAAGAAAGGCTGCAGCCCGGAAGATCTATTAATTGAGATGGATCGCATTCTTAGGCCAACCGGTTTCATAATCATCCGGGATAAACAGCCTGTGATTGATTTTGTGAAGAAGTATTTAACTGCTTTGCACTGGGAAGCAGTTGCAACTTCAGATTCCagttctgactctgatcaggaTGGTGATGAAGTTGTTTTTATCATTCAGAAGAAATTGTGGCTGACTAGCAAAAGTTTCACGGATTCGGAATAG
- the LOC130719684 gene encoding uncharacterized protein LOC130719684, whose product MKGGRKRSRHASTSEDPADRHERLHASTRRGDHIAATQAVEASAPSPSPSATPVEAPLATPAPSATPVGAPSATPAPSATRAPAELDPAPLSPMAELPRQETSSSEPSGEESSSSSELSGEEEEPLILQEEIDAADVMPEGGAEGGADDDLIQRVAPFPGGPEDLSLLAHYPDHKAPWTWQALLRTDPRYVDRRTLRVATVGGKVWNLPCDGDSEAHTHVRQLLQQTGLYHLPWCGLPETDPAVVLALVERWHEETSSFHMPFGEMTITLDDVSALLHLPTGSRFYTPGRGERDEVAALTQGQPS is encoded by the coding sequence atgaagggcgggagGAAGAGGTCACGACATGCTTCTACTAGTGAGGATCCAGCGGATCGACACGagcgcttgcatgcttctacCAGGCGCGGCGACCATATTGCAGCCACTCAGGCggtagaggcttcagctccGTCTCCATCCCCATCTGCTACTCCGGTCGAGGCTCCGTTAGCTACCCCGGCTCCATCTGCTACTCCGGTCGGGGCTCCGTCAGCTACCCCCGCTCCATCTGCTACTAGGGCTCCGGCTGAGCTGGACCCTGCTCCGTTGTCTCCGATGGCTGAGTTACCTCGTCaggagacatcttcttctgAGCCTAGTGGCGaggagtcttcttcttcttctgagcttagtggtgaggaggaggagcctcttattctgcaggaggagattgatgctgctgatgtTATGCCAGAGGGCGGTGCAGAGGGCGGTGCGGATGACGACCTCATCCAGAGGGTGGCACCGTTTCCCGGGGGGCCTGAGGATCTGTCGCTTCTTGCGCATTATCCTGACCACAAGGCTCCTTGGACGTGGCAGGCACTTCTTCGCACAGACCCGCGGTACGTGGACCGTCGGACATTGAGGGTGGCCACTGTTGGGGGGAAGGTATGGAACCTCCCCTGTGATGGCGATTCAGAGGCCCACACACATGTGCGACAGCTGCTGCAGCAGACGGGTTTGTATCACCTGCCTTGGTGCGGGTTACCGGAGACAGACCCAGCTGTCGTACTGGCCCTTGttgagagatggcatgaggagacgagtagcttccacatgccgttcggggagatgactatcaccctggacgatgtgtctgctcttctccatcttcccacagggtcgaggttctacactCCGGGCAGAGGGGAGCGAGACGAGGTTGCAGCACTAACCCAAGGCCAACCGTCCTGA